TCGTTGTTTTGGGAATTATCATTTGTTGGGTAACCCCCTATTTTCAGGCTTGGGTCACCTATAAGTATGAATTCCTCAACTGTGAAATAGTCCCACCAAATATTGTTGATGTAATTATTCTGTGCTTTCGTCAGCATCTCAGATACTGTTTCGCTACTTGCATATGCTCTATAGTACTGCAAAGAGAGATAACCACAACCCATGCCTATGCCGCCATATGCTGTTCTAGTTGCGCCAATAGTTGCGATAGCACCACCAAAACTCTTTTTAACAAAACACCAAGCAAAACATGGGAACAACTTGTCACCTAGTGATAAAGGATCAGGTGATCCTACGATCTGTTTACCTGAAATTTCTTGGATGTAATCAAAGGCATCAATGTTTTCTATAGATGGATAAGAATTTACTTCAGCAGGTTTAATTGCCTTAAAAAAACTAGACCAGTTGAAATCAAGTCTCGCAGTTAAACACGCATCAAAAAAGATGATAGGGAGCTTATAACCATTCAGAGCACCTGCAAGATAGGGTGTATAATAAGAAATCCATTTTTCTTCATCATTTGGGGGGTGAGTACCTACGCCTATTTCAAAACCATGCCCTGAGTAATCAATAAAACCAGCGCCGTTGTTTATCGCCCTATTTATATTCCGTGCAGTAAGTGTACCATCAGAGGCCCAGAGTCTAGTAGGGCTAAAACCTGCCATTATACTCTCTGTTATAGAATTCTTTTCCTCACCCTCATATCCATTCCAACCAGGGAACGTATCTCCACCTATGAGTATCATATTTTTAAACCAGCTTTCACCATATGTACTTGTCTCATAGTGAATGATTTTGTTGATGACGGTTTTCAACTCAGAAATCTTTTGGCAGGGTATACGACCTATGTTAACATCAGGGTAAAGATCAACGGTGTCATTTATACCAGGGCAATTACGATAGACTTCTCCATACAAACCATTACCATTGGAGTCCCAGCTGCAGAAATCACCATGAGCATCATATATATCTGCAAAATATAGATCAGACAGAACAGTTTCATTCCAATAATACTCATGATGTCTCTGGAAAAACCACGTTGTTCTAATAGGTAATTTGTCAACACTACCAATTAGTAGAACATAGTTTACACCCAATGTTTCAATAGCATCTTTTATGTAGTATTTTATTTTCTCAGCTTCGTCATAACCACTGTATTCAGAATATATTGCCTCGGTTGTTTTAAGAGTGGTTCTGACGTTATTGTTGTTCTTGTGTTCTATCAAAGTTTGAAGCGTGTTTGAAAACTCAGATGGGGATATTATGACCATGTCGTATTCATCATTGAATGTTGTTGGGTTTACTGGTTCTTCATAGGTTATCTGAATATCAGCAACTTGGCTGTAATAGATCTTGTTTGTAACATCAGAATACCTTATAGGGTAGCATTGCACAGCAACATACAAAACATGTTCCTCTCCATCTAGACCCATACCGGTTTTGTAGTCATAGCTTTTTGGTGGATATAAACCAGTATTCACATTTGATTTTACAGCTTTTGTCTGCAAATTAATACTACCAACCATTAGAGGCTCGGGAGCAAGTTTCACAGGTTTTGATAAATCTATGCTGCCTCCACCAGAAAAACTTACATGAACACCAGTGATACTTGTCCCAAATGGGAATGTGAATACTTTTGTAACAAAAGGTAACATAGGTTTTTCAACTTCAATAAAAGATGAATCCACCTCTTCAAGATCAACAGTCACATATGCCCCTATATCCTTAATCACAGGGTTTGAAAAAACAACCGATTCCCTCATCACTTTCGAGCCCTGAATGGTGTTATTTGCTACAGAAACAGCACCTAGTCCACTAAGGACCAAAAATCCTACTACAAACAATGGTAACAGTTTCTTCATAATCTATTTGCCTCCGAACAAATATTTTAACAGTCGTTAAAACATTTATGGTTTATCAATGTTTGCATTATCTCAGTACTTCGGAAAGTAGAAATTTATACTATTTTTTACTCTGCAACAACTCAACCTCATAAGACCAACAAACATG
The sequence above is drawn from the Candidatus Thermoplasmatota archaeon genome and encodes:
- a CDS encoding C25 family cysteine peptidase; the encoded protein is MKKLLPLFVVGFLVLSGLGAVSVANNTIQGSKVMRESVVFSNPVIKDIGAYVTVDLEEVDSSFIEVEKPMLPFVTKVFTFPFGTSITGVHVSFSGGGSIDLSKPVKLAPEPLMVGSINLQTKAVKSNVNTGLYPPKSYDYKTGMGLDGEEHVLYVAVQCYPIRYSDVTNKIYYSQVADIQITYEEPVNPTTFNDEYDMVIISPSEFSNTLQTLIEHKNNNNVRTTLKTTEAIYSEYSGYDEAEKIKYYIKDAIETLGVNYVLLIGSVDKLPIRTTWFFQRHHEYYWNETVLSDLYFADIYDAHGDFCSWDSNGNGLYGEVYRNCPGINDTVDLYPDVNIGRIPCQKISELKTVINKIIHYETSTYGESWFKNMILIGGDTFPGWNGYEGEEKNSITESIMAGFSPTRLWASDGTLTARNINRAINNGAGFIDYSGHGFEIGVGTHPPNDEEKWISYYTPYLAGALNGYKLPIIFFDACLTARLDFNWSSFFKAIKPAEVNSYPSIENIDAFDYIQEISGKQIVGSPDPLSLGDKLFPCFAWCFVKKSFGGAIATIGATRTAYGGIGMGCGYLSLQYYRAYASSETVSEMLTKAQNNYINNIWWDYFTVEEFILIGDPSLKIGGYPTNDNSQNNEYTSQNNQQSIQQYQINMINQQSSNLLQVIKTTKQINNN